Proteins co-encoded in one Centropristis striata isolate RG_2023a ecotype Rhode Island chromosome 24, C.striata_1.0, whole genome shotgun sequence genomic window:
- the LOC131962935 gene encoding ALK and LTK ligand 2-like: MLLPWLTVLSTLLVLLLAAGRCTAAALLPGSGTRVDWRLDGRSGALELVRRDLKTRTEAAEEPSGHRVKTLQRESRSLQVPDPHHKDKYIIHLTGPLYINPKCRKHFHRLYHNTRDCTIPAYYKRCARLLTRLASSPRCTER; the protein is encoded by the exons ATGCTGCTGCCGTGGCTCACGGTCCTGTCAACGCTCCTCGTCCTGCTGCTGGCTGCCGGACGCTGCACCGCGGCAGCCTTGCTCCCGGGCTCTGGTACCCGGGTGGATTGGCGCCTGGATGGACGCAGTGGTGCACTGGAGCTGGTTCGCCGCGACCTGAAGACGAGGACGGAGGCAGCAGAGGAACCGTCCGGACACAGAGTCAAAacgctgcagagagagagcCGGTCACTGCAGGTACCAG aTCCACATCACAAAGACAAGTACATCATACACCTGACAG GCCCTCTTTACATCAACCCAAAGTGCAGGAAACACTTCCACAGACTTTACCACAACACCAGAGACTGCACCATACCTGCCT ATTATAAAAGATGCGCTCGTCTGCTGACTCGACTGGCCAGCAGCCCTCGCTGTACCGAGAGATAA